The following proteins are encoded in a genomic region of Methanobrevibacter sp.:
- a CDS encoding energy-converting hydrogenase B subunit P, with product MKFVMRPYHMVALGGYIVEWDFPYRNLIVVNKTAEPIKIQIPVFEEEWIQEQRELGVEVIPVSREDNFLALWKRAHAELDKVRP from the coding sequence ATGAAATTCGTAATGAGGCCTTATCATATGGTAGCTCTTGGAGGTTATATTGTTGAATGGGATTTCCCTTACAGAAACCTCATAGTCGTTAACAAAACTGCAGAGCCTATTAAAATTCAAATTCCGGTATTTGAAGAAGAATGGATTCAGGAACAAAGGGAATTGGGAGTTGAAGTTATTCCAGTTTCAAGGGAGGATAACTTTTTAGCTTTATGGAAAAGAGCTCATGCAGAATTAGATAAAGTAAGGCCGTAA